One genomic window of Cinclus cinclus chromosome 6, bCinCin1.1, whole genome shotgun sequence includes the following:
- the SNW1 gene encoding SNW domain-containing protein 1 gives MALTSFLPAPTQLSQDQLELEERARAQRSRQTALVSSRREPPPYGYRKGWIPRVLEDFGDGGAFPEIHVAQYPLDMGRKKKMSNALAVQVDAEGKIKYDAIARQGQSKDKVIYSKYTDLVPKEVMNVDDPELQRPDEEAIREITEKTRAALEKSVSQKVAAAMPVRAADKLAPAQYIRYTPSQQGVAFNSGAKQRVIRMVEMQKDPMEPPRFKINKKIPRGPPSPPAPVMHSPSRKMTVKEQQEWKIPPCISNWKNAKGYTIPLDKRLAADGRGLQTVHINENFAKLAEALYIADRKAREAVEMRAQVERKMAQKEKEKHEEKLREMAQKARERRAGIKTHVEKEDGEARERDEIRHDRRKERQHDRNLSRAAPDKRSKLQRNENRDISEVIALGVPNPRPSNEIQYDQRLFNQSKGMDSGFAGGEDEIYNVYDQPWRSGKDMAQNIYRPSKNVDKDMYGDDLEARIKTNRFVPDKEFSNSDRNTRGRGRDGPVQFEEDPFGLDKFLEEAKQHGGSKRPSDSSRPKEHEHESKKRRKD, from the exons ATGGCGCTAACCAG TTTTTTGCCAGCTCCAACCCAGCTGTCCCAAGATCAGCTAGAGCTAGAAGAAAGAGCAAGAGCTCAGAGATCCAGGCAGACTGCTCTGGTCTCCTCACGAAGGGAACCTCCCCCATATGGTTACCGGAAAGGATGGATACCACGGGTCCTGgag gATTTTGGAGATGGGGGTGCTTTCCCAGAAATTCATGTGGCCCAATATCCATTGGATATGGGTCGAAAGAAGAAGATGTCCAATGCTTTGGCTGTTCAGGtggatgcagaaggaaaaataaaatacgaTGCAATTGCTCGACAAGGACAGTCAAAGGACAAG GTTATTTACAGCAAGTACACAGATCTTGTGCCAAAAGAGGTCATGAATGTGGATGATCCTGAACTTCAAAGACCAGATGAGGAGGCAATTAGAGAG ataaCAGAGAAGACAAGAGCAGCTTTGGAGAAATCAGTCTCCCAAAAAGTTGCAGCAGCCATGCCAGTTCGAGCTGCTGACAAACTAGCTCCTGCACAGTACATTCG GTACACACCATCTCAGCAAGGAGTTGCATTCAACTCTGGAGCAAAACAGAGAGTTATTCGGATGGTGGAAATGCAGAAGGACCCTATGGAGCCTCCAAGATTCAA AATTAACAAGAAGATTCCACGAGGACCACCATCTCCTCCAGCACCTGTAATGCACTCTCCAAGTAGAAAG ATGACTGTGAAAGAACAGCAAGAGTGGAAAATTCCTCCATGCATTTCAAACTGGAAAAATGCAAAG GGTTACACCATTCCATTAGATAAACGACTGGCTGCAGATGGCAGAGGACTGCAGACTGTTcatattaatgaaaattttgcCAAACTTGCTGAGGCACTCTATATTGCTGACAGAAAG GCTCGTGAGGCAGTAGAGATGCGTGCCCAGGTGGAGAGAAAGATggctcagaaagaaaaggagaaacatGAGGAAAAGCTCCGAGAAATGGCTCAGAAAGCcagagagagaagagcaggGATCAAAACCCATGTTGAAAAAG AGGATGGAGAAGCTAGAGAAAGAGATGAAATCAGACATGACAGGCGCAAAGAGAGACAGCATGACAGAAATCTTTCCCGGGCAGCCCCTGATAAAAG GTCAAAGCTGCAAAGAAATGAGAACAGAGATATCAGTGAAGTTATTGCCCTGGGGGTACCCAACCCCAGGCCATCCAATGAAATCCAGTATGACCAGAGGCTGTTCAACCAGAGCAAG GGTATGGACAGCGGCTTTGCTGGAGGAGAGGATGAAATTTATAATGTTTATGACCAGCCTTGGAGAAGTGGCAAGGATATGGCCCAAAACATCTACAGGCCAAGTAAAAATGTGGATAAGGACATGTATGGTGATGATCTAGAGGCTCGAATAAAGACCAACAg GTTTGTTCCTGACAAAGAGTTTTCCAACTCGGATCGTAACACCAGAGGCAGGGGCAGAGATGGACCAGTTCAGTTTGAGGAGGATCCATTCGGTCTGGACAAGTTTCTGGAAGAAGCTAAGCAACATGGTGGTTCTAAGCGGCCATCAGACAGCAGCCGCCCGAAGGAACATGAGCATGAGAGcaaaaagaggaggaaggactGA